One stretch of Eggerthella lenta DSM 2243 DNA includes these proteins:
- a CDS encoding TOBE domain-containing protein, which translates to MKISARNQLKGTVSAIAEGAVNGVVSIDLGSTVVKADITMEAINDLGLKEGTDAMAIIKASNVMFAAGSERIQGISARNQIAGTVASVKKGAVNGHVAIETPEGARIMGSITNEAIEDLGLAEGATALAIVKSTDVIVGVE; encoded by the coding sequence ATGAAGATATCCGCTCGCAACCAGCTCAAGGGCACCGTCTCCGCCATCGCCGAGGGCGCCGTGAACGGCGTCGTTTCCATCGACCTGGGATCTACCGTGGTCAAAGCCGACATCACCATGGAAGCCATCAACGATCTGGGTCTCAAAGAGGGCACCGACGCCATGGCCATCATCAAGGCCAGCAACGTGATGTTCGCCGCCGGCTCCGAGCGCATCCAGGGCATCTCGGCCCGCAACCAGATCGCCGGAACGGTCGCGTCCGTGAAGAAGGGCGCCGTGAACGGTCATGTGGCCATCGAGACCCCCGAGGGCGCACGCATCATGGGCTCCATCACGAACGAGGCCATCGAGGATCTGGGTCTCGCCGAGGGTGCTACCGCGCTCGCCATCGTGAAGTCCACCGATGTCATCGTGGGCGTGGAGTAA